atataaaagttaacaaTAAAGtacaacaatttattttaaataaaaccataattgatataacatattataaacaaaaattaaaaaatacaaaatgtcAAGtacttcaataaaatttaaaaaaataacaaaaattaaaattaagaataactGAATTACACgactattttaatcatataaaaatcataattaattcgTTAGTCCAATACGACTTCACTCTGAAAAGTCATAAATTATGACATACAACCACAATTTCTTTACATAAAAATCATGTCATAGATACATAATTTACACATAAACATAATCTTTAAAAGACGTGCTGATTTCGGTGTTATTGTTATAAAACATAACACCACAGCCTATTTTTACCTCACAAACTTTACcaactttaaatttttataaatatgctGTCCAGTAACAAATATTTAGATACATAGATATCATACAAAaacattaaacaataaaataaaataatatacgcaacttctaaataattttaaactattataagattttgtacCATCAATCTAATgaaatttaataactaaattgattGAATTTATATCTTACACTGATTAACAACTTACGACCAAAAAACAACGTTGAAAAGTACATGAACTCACACCAAAACAAAACTTAACAGTATAGTGGACCACCACAGGCCAGAAAAACATAGGTCAAGAGCAACCTTACCTCCTAGGGCTGTTTTGGAGCCGTTACTTACTAATCACATCCAAAAAggacaaaatatttcaaatcatCCCCATAAAAATGATGCTGCAAATTACTATTACATAAAATGCAAGTTGTGTAAATAGAAATATTGCACTTTCTTCAACACTTTTTTCTAATTGTAGCAAAGCATGATGTCAAATAATGTACTATTAATGAATGAATGTTGCCCAAAGAAATAGAAACATTGAACCTTACAATGAGAGCATGGCTACAAATAATGACCATCCATTGGGGAATGATAGTAATGTTACATAAAATGGTTATCCAAACAATCCATTCAAAATCATTCACCAATGTAAGTTCCTCCTCGTTGGCATAGGGGTGCTGCTACATATAGGAGGAACACACATTCATGAAATgaaagcaacaaaaaaaaagtgtcaaaaCAAATAATCAATTGTATGATTGAGTCATGAAAACCCATTTGagttatttgtttgttttctcCTCTTCTTCAAAGTGTCACACTTGGGAACTTGCAAGATCCATAACCTACAATAACTCAACGTAAGAAAATGAATTAGCAGGAAGAAAAatcttcaaaatcttcaaaacATTTACTTGACAAAACCAATTACCCAAGAGCACAATTTTAATCTCACGGTGCTAAAATTAACTACAAATcataataatgaaaagaaaaaaaacactatAATTTTGTCGAAAATTCATTTTAACTTACTTGGATCATTTGCTGTTTGTGTGGCAAGACCGTTGAAGTAACAAGTTGCACCATCCTTCTTAAACTGCGCCCAATAAGCACTAAAAGCATAGCTCGCATGCCAGAAAACCGAATTGGGTTTAAAGCACTTCCCTCTGGGTTGGATCGGGTCGCACGTCCCATTCCCCTGCGAGCACGCGTAAGAGAGCGCCGCCGCCAGCACCGTCGCGTTATCCCGGCGCGCCACCACGCACCATATCTTCCCCTTATACTTCTCGTTGTTCTCCGGTGCCGGAAGCGGCCGGAAGTCCGACTCCGGCGTCCGCCCCGACAAATCAATGTCGAAAACCCTGGACCCGTTCGGGTGCAGCAACCCGAAGTGGCGCTCCGTGCCCGGACCCGGTTTCTGGTTTTCATTAAATAGAGCGAACAAAAAAGACGGAAGAAGCGAACCCGGTCGAGCCGGCGTCCCAACCCGTGGTTTTCTCGTAACCCTTTTTATGAAATTTCGGTTGTAAGTGGCAGCGTTGTAAACATTCGCTCCAATCTGGTCGAGGTCCCCGCCATTGGGCCAACCCGTTTCCGCTACAAAGATCCGAATACCCGGATAGCCAAGTTTTTCCATTGCGAAATAAACCGCGTCCACCATCTGGTCGAAGAGGTTGGTGTAAACCAAACCCGAACCCGGATCCGTCACCGTAAGATTCTTGGATTCAAATAGCGCGTAATCGAGGTTTATATTAACCGGATCAGAGGACCACGCGAAGAAAGGGTAAACGTCTAAGAAGAAAAAGGATTTGGTTCGGTTGAGGAACTTCAACATGGGTTTCATGATGGGAACAGCTATGTCTGCACGAAACGAACCGTTTGAGGGAGGAAAAGAAGTTTGGAGCACGTCCATGGCGGAGGAGGTTCCGACCTTCACTTTGCGGATCCCGAGGGATTTGAGTGCGTGTTTGATGCGGCGCATGGCGGGGACGAGGTGGCGCCACGTGGCATTGGTGGTGCTGCTGATGATTTCGTTCCCGACGAGGATGTAACGGATGCGGGTCTTGGGGAGGAAGGCTGCGACGTTCGAGGACACCCATTTGTCGGCGAGGGTTTGGTTGGAGGAGATGTTGGAGATGAGTTCGTTGGGTACCATGACGGAGACCTGGAGGCGCGTGTGCCGAAGCGCGTTGAGGATCGTGGAGTTGGCGTCGTAGAGCTTCACGCGCTTGGCGTGAAGGGAGGTTAGGAGGGAGACTGATTCTCGCGGCGGCGGGAGGTTGTCGCCGAGCTGGCCGTAGCATATTCCGGGTTGCGGGGAGAACGTTGCAGCtgccaagaaaaaaaaatcagaaaaattgCATTTTGAAAGAAGATCGTGtgtaaaagaagaagaaaatttggGGTTGCTTACTTGAAATGGTGAACAGTGAAATGGAAGATAGTAACAGAGGAATGAGAAGAAGCATAGCCATTTTTGTCTTGGCTATGGTTCTTTCAGGGTTTGGAAAAGGAGACttctttttttgtgttgtgtggTTCTCTTCACCTGGAACGACGCGTGTGAGAGTGTGAAGAAGCTAAAATAACCAGAAAGAAACAATGTTGTTTGTTGGTGAGGGAAGAAGCCAAAGGTTTTTCTGGGGAAGATAAAAATGGAAGCTGTATCGCACAGAGAGGATATAATAGACGGAATGAATGCTTGAAATTGGTGAGATTATGTTGGAAGACGAGCTTTGATAACGGGTTTAAGAAAGGAGAGATCATAAATAGTTTGAAGAATTGCAACGACTATTTGCAAATGAGGgaataattatctttttctcACTGCAAAAAGTGACATTATGTTAGTAGTAGAATTGTGATTTACATAATTACAACAGAGAATCTAGTGAAAAGAGTGGGGACCATGTTGTTGTTTAGCATTGGATAGAGAGAATGATtgtatttttctcttaattgttgatttatttatgGGTGAGTTGTTGGTGTTTCtaggaagaagaggaaaagtGGGTGATAGTGAGTCTGAAAAAGGTCTCATAGTACGTAAATGTGCCAGAAAGAGAAGCTAGCCGTTTGAGTGTGATAAAGCAGGATCTTGTGTGAGTACAAACAATCAGTGTTATATAAtatctaaaaatgaaaaattgaaagtaaaaattacattagcaataatgtttttaaatttagaataacataagataaatgaaataataatagtggttaataaattttttttaattaatgtccTTAAAACCATTTTTATTATCACTACActtggagagaaaaaaaaaagaaagcaaaaagcTGTTGGTGTGAAAAGATAACTAAAAAGCCATTGATGCCCAACAGACAGAGAATGCTTTTTCCTTTCCTTTATGATGGACTACAGACACCGACACTGCTACTCTGAAGGTTAGAACTTTGCTTCACTGGTTTCCATAATTTCTCTTCTACTTCTGTAGTCTTTTGTTCTTTTCCTCCATCCAAATTTCTGAAATAACGTATAAAGGagagaattttattatttttagttatgataaaatatttacaattttacttTGATACTATAAAATGGTGAGGAGATGTTCTTCTCAAGCTACGTACTCAGCTTCCTAGAAACTGTTAGCTTTAGCAATAGGTGGGAAGGTGACATTGTGGCCATCTTTTGGTTCAACTATATTCTGTTGCAAAAAGTATTTATGAAAGTCATCTCAATTTATGTAATGGTTTCTTCTACCTTGTCTGGAGAATCTTTTTCTCCTCCTTATCCATGGTCTCTGTTGGCATGGCTCTGATTTTGGTCTCTGCTAGCATTTCCCTGTTGAACAAATCAAGTAAGGACTTTAGCACGAATGAAATTTTCTAGAAGATACTTTAAGAGCTTAAATCAGGAATCCTAAATACCTTACCTCATCACCTATTTATACTATCAATAGCAGGCTTTTACTAAGTCCATATTAAAGACCTCTTAGTTGATAACCTTTTGAGTGCAGTCGAGGGTTACACATTTTATGtaacatttgtttttaaaatttttatgagTTGTGggataaatagtaaaaagtgGATCTTGTTGAacattattcatttatatttaatccGTTTTGGAGTAgtgttttaattgataaaagtacatatatttgtttactaacatataatttaaaatcttttaagaAAGTCCAAGTGTTTGAGTGTAGTTGGGCTGGCTATGCGCGCTATTAgagatggcaacggggcggggcgggtacgggtatcatgatc
This region of Vigna unguiculata cultivar IT97K-499-35 chromosome 5, ASM411807v1, whole genome shotgun sequence genomic DNA includes:
- the LOC114186298 gene encoding probable glucan endo-1,3-beta-glucosidase A6, with product MAMLLLIPLLLSSISLFTISTATFSPQPGICYGQLGDNLPPPRESVSLLTSLHAKRVKLYDANSTILNALRHTRLQVSVMVPNELISNISSNQTLADKWVSSNVAAFLPKTRIRYILVGNEIISSTTNATWRHLVPAMRRIKHALKSLGIRKVKVGTSSAMDVLQTSFPPSNGSFRADIAVPIMKPMLKFLNRTKSFFFLDVYPFFAWSSDPVNINLDYALFESKNLTVTDPGSGLVYTNLFDQMVDAVYFAMEKLGYPGIRIFVAETGWPNGGDLDQIGANVYNAATYNRNFIKRVTRKPRVGTPARPGSLLPSFLFALFNENQKPGPGTERHFGLLHPNGSRVFDIDLSGRTPESDFRPLPAPENNEKYKGKIWCVVARRDNATVLAAALSYACSQGNGTCDPIQPRGKCFKPNSVFWHASYAFSAYWAQFKKDGATCYFNGLATQTANDPSYGSCKFPSVTL